A single region of the Amia ocellicauda isolate fAmiCal2 chromosome 8, fAmiCal2.hap1, whole genome shotgun sequence genome encodes:
- the fech gene encoding ferrochelatase, mitochondrial, translating into MAVLGSASRLLFQYVRCNSGRSLCASKQYRWQSTASAAAAMKLSPQAQENRNPKTGILMLNMGGPEKLDDVHDFLFRLFMDRDLMTLPVQNKLAPFIAKRRTPKIQEQYSRIGGGSPIRMWTTLQGEGMVKLLDEISPETAPHKFYIGFRYVHPLTEEAIEEMEKDGVERAIAFTQYPQYSCSTTGSSLNAIYRYYSSRGGKSKMSWSVIDRWPTHPLLIECFAEHILKELEKFPVEKRDDVVILFSAHSLPMSVVNRGDPYPQEVGATVQRVMERLKHCNPYRLVWQSKVGPMPWLGPQTDETIKGLCHRGKKNILLVPIAFTSDHIETLHELDIEYSQVLGEECGVENIKRAESLNGNPLFFKALADLVHSHLQSKEACSRQLTLRCPLCVNPVCGQTKEFFASQKQ; encoded by the exons atGGCAGTCTTGGGAAGTGCAAGTCGACTATTATTCCAAT ATGTCAGATGCAACAGTGGCAGGAGTTTGTGTGCCAGTAAGCAGTACAGATGGCAGTCGACTGCCTCTGCCGCCGCAGCAATGAAACTATCTCCGCAGGCTCAGGAAAACAG GAATCCCAAAACTGGAATTCTGATGCTCAACATGGGGGGGCCCGAGAAACTAGATGATGTCCATGATTTTCTGTTTCGGCTTTTCATGGATAGGGATTTGATGACGCTTCCAGTACAAAA TAAACTTGCCCCGTTCATTGCCAAGAGACGCACACCAAAGATTCAGGAGCAGTACAGCAGAATTGGTGGTGGTTCTCCTATAAGGATGTGGACCACTCTGCAGGGGGAAGGCATGGTCAAACTGCTGGATGAGATTTCTCCAGAGACAG CCCCTCATAAGTTTTACATTGGGTTCCGGTACGTCCATCCACTGACCGAAGAAGCCATTGAAGAGATGGAGAAGGATGGAGTAGAGAGAGCAATAGCTTTCACTCAGTACCCTCAGTATAGCTGCTCTACCACAG GCAGCAGTCTGAACGCAATCTACCGGTACTATAGCAGCAGAGGAGGAAAGTCAAAGATGAGCTGGAGTGTCATTGACAGGTGGCCCACTCACCCTCTCCTCATAGAG TGTTTTGCAGAACATATCCTAAAGGAACTGGAAAAATTCCCTGTGGAGAAGAGGGACGATGTAGTCATTCTCTTCTCTGCACATTCACTGCCAATGTCT GTGGTAAATCGGGGGGACCCCTACCCGCAGGAAGTGGGCGCAACGGTACAGAGGGTCATGGAGAGGCTGAAGCACTGTAATCCCTACCGCTTGGTGTGGCAGTCTAAG GTGGGCCCCATGCCTTGGCTAGGTCCTCAAACAGACGAGACCATTAAAGGACTGTGTCACAGGGGGAAAAAGAACATCTTGTTGGTCCCCATTGCCTTCACCAGCGACCACATTGAGACCCTGCATGAGCTGGATATCGAATACTCCCAGGTGCTAGGAGAGGAG TGCGGTGTGGAAAACATCAAGAGAGCAGAGTCCCTGAATGGAAACCCTCTCTTCTTTAAG GCACTGGCGGACTTGGTTCACTCTCACTTGCAGTCCAAAGAGGCCTGCTCCAGACAGCTGACCTTGCGTTGCCCTTTGTGTGTCAACCCAGTGTGTGGACAGACGAAAGAGTTTTTTGCCAGCCAGaaacaataa